The following are from one region of the Halorussus rarus genome:
- a CDS encoding helix-turn-helix transcriptional regulator: MAASEADLTEEERAGLELVRKSGGIHQSDFWKELGVDSRKGSRIVESLDEKGLVQREETVYDGHNTYLITPAARDLDFSLLMAGDMLSPFIGEEEVDAESDAFSQWIMNLAYSE; encoded by the coding sequence ATGGCAGCATCCGAGGCCGACCTCACCGAGGAGGAGCGCGCGGGGCTGGAACTCGTCCGGAAGTCCGGCGGCATCCACCAGAGCGACTTCTGGAAGGAGCTCGGCGTCGACTCCCGGAAGGGCAGCCGCATCGTGGAGTCGCTCGACGAGAAGGGGCTGGTCCAGCGCGAGGAGACCGTCTACGACGGTCACAACACCTACCTCATCACGCCGGCGGCCCGCGATCTAGACTTCTCGCTGCTGATGGCCGGCGACATGCTCTCGCCGTTCATCGGCGAGGAGGAGGTCGACGCCGAGAGCGACGCCTTCTCGCAGTGGATCATGAACCTCGCCTACAGCGAGTAG
- a CDS encoding APC family permease has protein sequence MSDPAESGSSAPPPPEEAEGEGVHPDEGETTAEATVHEGGVELERTIGLGGGVAIGVGTMIGAGIFVFPGIAAGEAGPAAALSFAIGAVIALLVALPTSELATAMPRSGGGYYFVSRAMGTAFGAVVGLSIWLGLVFASAFYLVGFGQYAVAALAELGVSVGGVGPVTPLALLFGVLLTAVSLTGTENAAKLQNAVVGLLIVVLVGFLTYGVFDALGVFGRETAPERFLPYGAFPVVTTAALVFTSYLGFAQVATVAGEIKDPSRNLPLAMVASVLAVGTLYVVTIFVATSALSSGRLAELGETAIVAVARDLLGPTGAVAILVAGLLATLSSANASILSSSRALYALSRDALVPRRVSEVNLRWGTPHVALVMAGGPVLLLVAIGRVEVLAEVASFLHLVMYGLTCVALVRLRRSDPGWYDPSFTVPGYPAVPVLGAVASFGLVAFMQPLSQVVGVSIMVGAAVWYRVYAADVRLRGSL, from the coding sequence ATGAGCGACCCTGCCGAGTCCGGGTCTAGCGCACCACCTCCGCCGGAGGAAGCCGAGGGAGAAGGCGTCCACCCCGACGAGGGCGAGACGACCGCGGAGGCCACCGTCCACGAGGGCGGGGTCGAACTGGAGCGGACTATCGGGCTCGGCGGGGGCGTCGCCATCGGCGTCGGGACGATGATCGGCGCGGGCATCTTCGTCTTCCCCGGAATCGCGGCCGGGGAGGCCGGCCCCGCGGCCGCCCTCTCGTTCGCCATCGGGGCGGTCATCGCGCTCCTCGTCGCGCTGCCGACCTCCGAACTGGCGACCGCGATGCCCCGGAGCGGCGGTGGCTACTACTTCGTCTCGCGGGCGATGGGGACCGCCTTCGGCGCCGTGGTGGGCCTGAGCATCTGGCTCGGACTGGTGTTCGCCTCGGCGTTCTACCTCGTCGGCTTCGGCCAGTACGCCGTGGCCGCGCTGGCCGAACTCGGCGTCTCGGTCGGCGGCGTCGGTCCGGTGACGCCGCTGGCGCTGCTGTTCGGCGTCCTGCTGACAGCGGTCAGCCTCACCGGGACCGAGAACGCCGCGAAGCTCCAGAACGCCGTCGTCGGCCTGTTGATCGTGGTCCTGGTCGGATTCCTGACCTACGGCGTCTTCGACGCGCTCGGCGTGTTCGGCCGTGAGACCGCCCCGGAGCGGTTCCTGCCGTACGGGGCGTTCCCGGTGGTGACGACTGCCGCGCTGGTGTTCACCTCCTACCTCGGATTCGCGCAGGTGGCGACGGTGGCGGGCGAGATAAAGGACCCCTCCCGGAACCTCCCGCTGGCGATGGTCGCGTCGGTCCTCGCGGTCGGGACGCTGTACGTCGTCACCATCTTCGTGGCGACGAGCGCGCTGTCGAGCGGCCGGCTCGCGGAACTCGGCGAGACGGCCATCGTGGCGGTGGCCCGCGACCTGCTCGGGCCGACCGGCGCCGTGGCCATCCTCGTCGCGGGCCTGCTGGCCACCCTGTCGAGCGCCAACGCCTCCATCCTGAGCTCCTCGCGCGCGCTGTACGCGCTCAGCCGGGACGCGCTCGTTCCCCGGCGCGTGAGCGAGGTGAACCTCCGGTGGGGGACGCCCCACGTCGCGCTGGTCATGGCCGGCGGGCCGGTGCTCCTGCTGGTCGCCATCGGGCGGGTCGAGGTGCTGGCGGAGGTGGCGTCGTTCCTCCACCTCGTGATGTACGGGCTGACCTGCGTCGCGCTGGTGCGGCTCCGGCGCTCGGACCCCGGGTGGTACGACCCGTCGTTCACGGTGCCGGGCTACCCCGCGGTGCCGGTGCTCGGGGCGGTCGCCAGCTTCGGTCTGGTCGCGTTCATGCAGCCGCTCTCGCAGGTGGTCGGCGTCAGTATCATGGTCGGCGCGGCCGTCTGGTATCGCGTGTACGCGGCCGACGTCCGACTGCGGGGTTCGCTATGA
- a CDS encoding universal stress protein, translated as MSVPDEPTVLVPLAVLDGESLAPALIEALSGVSVELVGYHELPEQTPPGQARMQFEERMQGELDDLAAAFADAGGTVETRMVFTHEPTQTFERVAVEESCDAVLLNNPAQAVEDVLVPLRGEVNVERIAMLVAAVLEATDATATLYHVAETDDERGEGQALVEAAAERLAADGVAADRFREEVVVSETPRKTLVAAASDADLVVMGESRPSVRELFFGEVSEQVASQSVTPALVVRRLPAVDDGDGANVADRREADATEPDGEPTPPDDRPDR; from the coding sequence ATGAGCGTCCCGGACGAACCGACGGTGCTGGTCCCGCTGGCCGTCCTCGACGGCGAGAGCCTCGCCCCGGCGCTCATCGAGGCGCTGTCGGGGGTCTCAGTCGAACTGGTCGGCTACCACGAGCTCCCGGAGCAGACTCCGCCGGGACAGGCCCGGATGCAGTTCGAGGAGCGCATGCAGGGCGAACTCGACGACCTCGCGGCGGCGTTCGCTGACGCCGGCGGGACGGTCGAGACCCGGATGGTGTTCACCCACGAGCCGACCCAGACGTTCGAGCGCGTCGCGGTCGAGGAGTCCTGCGACGCCGTCCTGCTGAACAACCCCGCCCAGGCCGTCGAGGACGTGCTGGTCCCGCTCCGCGGCGAGGTCAACGTCGAGCGCATCGCGATGCTGGTGGCCGCCGTGCTCGAGGCCACCGACGCGACGGCGACCCTCTACCACGTCGCCGAAACGGACGATGAGCGAGGGGAGGGCCAAGCTCTCGTGGAAGCGGCGGCCGAGCGGCTCGCCGCCGACGGGGTCGCCGCCGACCGGTTCCGCGAGGAGGTCGTCGTCTCCGAGACGCCCCGGAAGACGCTCGTCGCGGCCGCGAGCGACGCGGACCTCGTCGTGATGGGCGAGAGCAGGCCCTCGGTCCGGGAACTGTTCTTCGGCGAGGTGTCCGAGCAGGTCGCGTCCCAGTCGGTGACGCCCGCCCTGGTGGTCCGACGGCTGCCCGCAGTCGACGACGGTGACGGTGCGAACGTCGCGGACCGTCGGGAAGCCGACGCCACAGAACCCGACGGAGAACCAACGCCACCCGACGACCGACCGGACCGATAG
- a CDS encoding polysaccharide lyase, translating to MTENADGAVDESHPNDDERRTRRGFDRRDLLKGVASGIAATALFSTPVRLPESPPVDPDVRIPFAGEGYANRFTSAELTDHNRIVDGPDGASESLSVAVPEGDHYGTRMRYRFAEAGESEPERLHSRYMLYVPSESDVGHDDSGKLPGPAGTYGRAGWGGRPSDGTDGWSARMNFRDPDGDDGHVMLASYVYHAEMDGEYGTHFEWDVGGHGLLDADRWYRIDNYVELNTPGEDDGVVKGWVDGDLALDVTDVRFRDVDRLKVQGFWFSVYYGGDYSAPDDVEMYFDDLRLWKSRLHSVDEPAQQSESDD from the coding sequence CGCCGGGACCTGCTGAAGGGCGTCGCGTCCGGCATTGCGGCGACCGCACTCTTTTCGACCCCGGTCCGGCTCCCGGAGTCGCCGCCGGTCGACCCCGACGTCCGGATTCCGTTCGCCGGCGAGGGGTACGCCAATCGATTCACGTCGGCGGAGCTGACCGACCACAACCGCATCGTCGACGGCCCGGACGGCGCCTCGGAGTCGCTGTCGGTCGCGGTCCCCGAGGGCGACCACTACGGCACCCGGATGCGGTACCGGTTCGCCGAGGCGGGCGAGTCCGAGCCCGAACGGCTCCACAGCCGGTACATGCTGTACGTCCCCTCGGAGTCCGACGTCGGCCACGACGACAGCGGGAAACTGCCCGGGCCGGCCGGCACCTACGGCAGGGCCGGCTGGGGCGGGCGACCCTCGGACGGGACGGACGGCTGGTCGGCCCGGATGAACTTCAGGGATCCCGACGGCGACGACGGCCACGTCATGCTCGCCTCGTACGTCTACCACGCCGAGATGGACGGCGAGTACGGCACGCACTTCGAGTGGGACGTCGGGGGCCACGGACTCCTCGACGCCGACCGGTGGTACCGCATCGACAACTACGTCGAGTTGAACACGCCGGGCGAGGACGACGGCGTGGTGAAGGGGTGGGTCGACGGCGACCTGGCGCTCGACGTCACCGACGTCCGGTTCCGGGACGTCGACCGGCTGAAGGTCCAGGGCTTCTGGTTCTCGGTCTACTACGGCGGCGACTACTCGGCTCCGGACGACGTCGAGATGTACTTCGACGACCTCAGACTGTGGAAGTCGAGACTCCACAGTGTGGACGAGCCGGCGCAGCAATCTGAGTCCGATGATTGA
- a CDS encoding NRDE family protein, with protein MCTLILAWQVFDGTPVAAAANRDEATGRPSRPPGVLGSEATGGSSGTRSDGVLDDAPTVIAPRDERAGGTWIGYNDAGLFVGVTNRRADIEGERSRGLLVRDALAKESASDAVAHVEAELAERDYAGFNLVVADADRAVLLEWDGVLRTTALDPGVHVVVNEGYDGEAPKSARIREVVHPVDDETATEAWLDRMKGVLADHDLGVCVHGDVAGSHPADQPESADSGGGYGTRSSSLVALDDSGAGRYWFADGRPCETDYAAVDAADGQI; from the coding sequence GTGTGCACTCTCATCCTGGCGTGGCAGGTGTTCGACGGGACGCCCGTCGCCGCCGCGGCCAATCGCGACGAGGCGACCGGTCGCCCCTCGCGGCCGCCCGGAGTCCTCGGAAGCGAAGCGACCGGGGGTTCCTCGGGGACTCGCTCCGACGGTGTACTCGACGACGCCCCGACCGTGATCGCGCCCCGGGACGAGCGGGCCGGCGGGACGTGGATAGGGTACAACGACGCCGGCCTGTTCGTCGGCGTGACGAACCGCCGGGCCGACATCGAGGGCGAACGCTCGCGCGGGCTGCTGGTCCGCGACGCGCTGGCGAAGGAGAGCGCCTCCGACGCGGTCGCGCACGTCGAAGCAGAGCTCGCCGAGCGCGACTACGCCGGGTTCAATCTCGTCGTCGCCGACGCCGATCGGGCGGTCCTGCTGGAGTGGGACGGCGTGCTCCGGACGACCGCCCTCGACCCGGGCGTCCACGTCGTGGTCAACGAGGGGTACGACGGCGAGGCCCCGAAGTCGGCCCGCATCCGCGAGGTGGTCCACCCCGTCGATGACGAGACCGCGACCGAGGCGTGGCTCGACCGGATGAAGGGCGTGCTGGCCGACCACGACCTCGGCGTCTGCGTCCACGGCGACGTCGCCGGGTCGCACCCGGCGGATCAGCCGGAATCCGCTGATTCCGGCGGAGGGTACGGCACCCGGTCGTCGTCGCTCGTCGCGCTCGACGACTCGGGCGCGGGTCGCTACTGGTTCGCCGACGGGCGCCCCTGCGAGACCGACTACGCGGCGGTCGACGCCGCCGACGGTCAGATTTAA
- a CDS encoding MOSC domain-containing protein — protein MSDWHGDHPVARLDDADPHLAHLQYFPVKSLDSEPRDRATLATDGALAGDREWAILDRPADEPYDPAAADVGGSGDYVNGKKTDAVHRLRSTFHPRDADGGDDSARDGSARDSGGPAVTLREQGAGESGARRFPLADAGDDEAAVHADLNARLSEFFGREVSVRRDDAGQHDDRERHGPTVVSTATLREVAAWFDFDLESARRRFRANLEIGGVPPFWEDRLFADAGEVVRFRIGDAELLGVHPCQRCVVPGRDPDTGAETVDFRETFIRRREETTPEWTDSDRFDHAFRLMVNTRVPAASAGEPVAVGEPVERIGTKTE, from the coding sequence ATGTCCGACTGGCACGGCGACCACCCCGTCGCCCGGCTCGACGACGCCGACCCGCACCTCGCGCACCTCCAGTACTTCCCGGTCAAGTCGCTCGACTCCGAGCCCCGCGACCGGGCGACGCTCGCCACCGACGGGGCGCTCGCCGGCGACCGGGAGTGGGCGATCCTGGACCGGCCCGCGGACGAGCCCTACGACCCCGCCGCGGCCGACGTCGGCGGGTCCGGCGACTACGTCAACGGGAAGAAGACCGACGCCGTCCACCGGCTCCGCTCGACGTTCCACCCCCGCGACGCAGACGGCGGTGACGATAGCGCCCGCGACGGTAGTGCCCGGGATTCGGGCGGACCGGCGGTCACGCTCCGCGAGCAGGGCGCCGGCGAGTCAGGAGCCCGGCGCTTCCCGCTCGCCGACGCCGGCGACGACGAGGCCGCGGTCCACGCCGACCTGAACGCCCGGCTCTCGGAGTTCTTCGGGCGCGAGGTCAGCGTTCGCCGCGACGACGCCGGCCAGCACGACGACCGGGAGCGCCACGGGCCGACCGTCGTCTCGACCGCCACCCTCCGGGAGGTCGCGGCGTGGTTCGACTTCGACCTCGAGTCGGCCCGGCGGCGGTTCCGGGCCAACCTCGAGATCGGCGGCGTCCCGCCGTTCTGGGAGGACAGACTGTTCGCCGACGCGGGCGAGGTCGTCCGCTTCCGAATCGGGGACGCCGAACTCCTCGGCGTCCATCCCTGCCAGCGGTGCGTCGTTCCGGGTCGGGACCCCGACACGGGCGCGGAGACGGTCGATTTCCGCGAGACGTTCATCCGGCGCCGCGAGGAGACCACGCCCGAATGGACCGACAGCGACCGGTTCGACCACGCCTTCCGACTGATGGTCAACACTCGCGTCCCGGCGGCGTCGGCGGGCGAGCCCGTCGCCGTCGGGGAGCCGGTGGAGCGAATCGGCACGAAGACGGAGTGA